One segment of Trichlorobacter ammonificans DNA contains the following:
- the pyrE gene encoding orotate phosphoribosyltransferase, with amino-acid sequence MTDRERLKQIILELSYEKRLVTLASGRQSDFYFDGKQTTLHAEGGLLVGKLFYEAIKDVAGVQAVGGITLGADPIATATSIAAFLDGKPLHAFIIRKEPKGHGTGQWLEGRKNLPPGTKVVIVEDVVTTGGSSMKAVNRAKEEGLDVLGIVSLVDREEGGRENIEAEGYWLKAIFTKSQLVGA; translated from the coding sequence ATGACCGACCGCGAACGACTGAAGCAGATCATCCTGGAGCTGTCCTACGAAAAACGCCTGGTGACCTTGGCATCGGGCCGTCAGAGCGATTTTTACTTTGACGGGAAGCAGACCACCCTGCATGCCGAAGGGGGCCTGCTGGTCGGCAAGCTGTTCTATGAAGCGATCAAGGATGTGGCCGGCGTGCAGGCTGTGGGCGGCATCACTCTGGGGGCCGATCCGATCGCCACCGCCACCTCCATTGCCGCGTTTCTCGACGGCAAGCCGCTGCATGCGTTCATCATCCGCAAGGAACCCAAGGGACACGGTACCGGTCAGTGGCTGGAAGGCCGCAAGAACCTGCCGCCCGGCACCAAGGTGGTGATCGTGGAGGATGTGGTTACCACGGGCGGCTCTTCCATGAAGGCGGTGAACCGTGCCAAGGAAGAGGGGCTGGATGTGCTGGGCATCGTCTCCCTGGTGGACCGGGAAGAGGGTGGCCGGGAGAATATCGAGGCCGAAGGCTACTGGCTGAAGGCCATTTTTACGAAATCACAGCTTGTGGGTGCATGA
- a CDS encoding 4Fe-4S binding protein — MTHSPTAGEPVVDRRRCSGCGRCVAACPLRILSLEPEGYRKRLVMAAFPCCTRCGACAGVCPLQALRMAEPR, encoded by the coding sequence ATGACCCACAGTCCGACAGCAGGCGAACCGGTCGTTGACCGCCGGCGCTGTTCCGGCTGCGGCCGGTGCGTGGCTGCCTGTCCCCTGCGGATTCTGTCACTGGAGCCGGAAGGCTATCGCAAGCGGCTCGTCATGGCGGCCTTTCCGTGCTGTACCCGCTGCGGAGCCTGTGCCGGGGTCTGCCCGTTGCAGGCACTGCGGATGGCGGAACCGCGCTGA
- a CDS encoding TlyA family RNA methyltransferase, translating to MSPKQRLDKLMVERGLAPSREKAQALIMAGQVVVGDHAADKAGQQVAADATIRIKGELLPYVSRGGLKLEKGLDAFHVQVSNRIAIDVGASTGGFTDCLLQRGAARVYAVDVGYGQLAWKLREDPRVVVLEKTNIRHLQPEQLDPLPDLAVIDASFISLNLVLPPTLALLRRPSEVVALVKPQFEVGKGAVGKGGIVRDPRLHEEVLRRMTELAAELGTELIGICESPIQGADGNREFLMALRVKGVDG from the coding sequence ATGAGTCCCAAACAGCGCCTTGACAAACTGATGGTGGAACGGGGGCTGGCGCCGTCGCGGGAAAAGGCACAGGCCCTGATCATGGCCGGCCAGGTGGTGGTGGGGGACCATGCCGCCGACAAGGCCGGCCAGCAGGTGGCGGCCGATGCGACCATCAGGATCAAGGGAGAACTGCTGCCCTACGTCAGCCGGGGAGGCTTGAAGCTGGAAAAGGGGCTGGATGCCTTTCATGTTCAGGTGAGCAACCGGATCGCCATCGACGTGGGGGCCTCCACCGGCGGTTTCACCGACTGCCTGCTGCAGCGGGGGGCGGCCCGTGTCTATGCCGTTGATGTGGGCTACGGCCAGCTGGCCTGGAAGCTGCGGGAGGACCCACGGGTGGTGGTGCTGGAAAAGACCAACATCAGGCATCTGCAGCCGGAGCAGCTTGACCCCCTGCCTGACTTGGCCGTGATCGACGCCTCCTTCATCTCCCTCAATCTGGTGCTGCCTCCGACCCTGGCCCTGCTCAGGCGGCCTTCCGAGGTGGTGGCCCTGGTGAAACCGCAGTTCGAGGTGGGCAAGGGGGCCGTGGGCAAAGGGGGGATCGTGCGGGACCCCCGCCTGCATGAGGAGGTATTGCGGCGGATGACGGAGCTGGCGGCAGAACTGGGTACGGAGTTGATCGGCATCTGCGAGTCGCCGATCCAGGGGGCCGACGGTAACCGGGAGTTTCTGATGGCACTGCGGGTCAAAGGAGTAGATGGATGA
- the ispH gene encoding 4-hydroxy-3-methylbut-2-enyl diphosphate reductase — MEIILAKRAGFCFGVKRATQMAFEAAGKDQKTFTLGPIIHSPQVVQKLEDMGVGVVKDLTNVSDGTVIIRSHGVLASEMEEAQRKHLEIVDATCPFVKKAQEHVKYLSEAGYDVLVVGDADHPEVEGIVSYGKDKVYVVASGEEVRKLPKMTKMAVVAQTTQSFENLKNVVDECLRRGGEVRVYNTICDATAVRQQEATELAQQVDCMIVIGGFNSANTRRLAEICSELQPRTHHIETAQELDPAWFVGVDKVGVTAGASTPKWIIDDVMERLAGINNSD, encoded by the coding sequence ATGGAGATTATTCTGGCAAAACGGGCTGGGTTCTGTTTCGGGGTCAAGCGGGCGACCCAGATGGCCTTCGAGGCGGCCGGCAAGGATCAGAAAACCTTTACCCTGGGGCCGATCATCCACTCCCCCCAGGTTGTCCAGAAGCTGGAGGATATGGGGGTCGGTGTTGTCAAGGACCTGACCAACGTTTCAGACGGTACCGTCATCATCCGTTCCCACGGTGTGTTGGCCAGTGAGATGGAGGAGGCGCAACGCAAGCACCTGGAAATCGTCGATGCCACCTGTCCCTTTGTCAAGAAGGCCCAGGAACATGTCAAATACCTGTCCGAAGCCGGGTATGACGTCTTGGTGGTCGGAGATGCCGATCATCCGGAGGTGGAGGGGATCGTTTCCTACGGCAAGGACAAGGTCTACGTTGTCGCCTCCGGTGAAGAGGTGCGCAAGCTGCCCAAGATGACCAAGATGGCGGTGGTTGCCCAGACCACCCAGTCCTTCGAGAACCTGAAGAACGTAGTGGATGAGTGTTTGCGCCGTGGCGGCGAGGTGCGGGTGTACAACACCATCTGCGATGCCACGGCGGTCCGCCAGCAGGAGGCTACCGAACTGGCCCAGCAGGTAGACTGCATGATCGTGATCGGCGGTTTCAATAGTGCCAACACCCGCCGCCTGGCGGAGATATGTTCGGAACTGCAACCGCGGACCCACCATATTGAAACGGCCCAGGAGCTGGACCCGGCCTGGTTTGTCGGTGTCGACAAGGTGGGGGTGACCGCCGGGGCGTCGACGCCGAAATGGATCATCGATGATGTGATGGAACGGCTTGCAGGGATCAACAATTCCGATTGA
- the purF gene encoding amidophosphoribosyltransferase — translation MNIYRPEEECGVFGIYGHPEAANLTYLGLYALQHRGQESCGIVSSDGGGLHAHKRMGLVADVFGNQEVFKKLPGNAAIGHVRYSTAGASVEKNVQPIMVDYSRGSIAVAHNGNLVNAGLLKAELEAYGSIFQTTMDTEIIIHLLAVSKTNSLVDRIVDALNRIKGAYCLLFLTETRMIAVRDPNGFRPLCLGKLGNSWVVASESCALDLIEATFVREVEPGEMLIFTRDGQMQSMFPFKPIQPTPCIFEFVYFARPDSNIFGRNVYQVRKELGRQLAREHQVDADVVIAVPDSGVPAAMGYAEESGIRFELGLIRNHYVGRTFIEPAQSIRHFGVKIKLNPVREILEGKRVVVIDDSIVRGTTSRKIVKMVRNAGATEVHMRISSPPTSYPCFYGIDTPNRKELISSSHTLEEIRRYITADSLGYLSEEGLVRSTGLGHADFCTACFTGDYPINFPMPQQKPQMGLFIEGEEYEEQ, via the coding sequence ATGAACATCTATCGCCCGGAAGAAGAGTGCGGCGTATTTGGCATCTACGGCCACCCCGAGGCCGCCAACCTGACTTACTTGGGGCTGTACGCCCTGCAGCACCGCGGCCAGGAGAGCTGCGGCATCGTTTCCTCCGACGGCGGTGGGCTGCATGCCCACAAGCGGATGGGGCTGGTGGCCGATGTCTTCGGTAACCAGGAGGTGTTCAAGAAGCTGCCCGGCAACGCCGCCATCGGCCATGTACGCTATTCCACCGCCGGCGCCTCGGTGGAGAAAAACGTCCAGCCGATCATGGTGGACTACTCCCGCGGTTCCATTGCCGTGGCCCACAATGGCAACCTGGTGAACGCCGGCCTGCTCAAGGCGGAACTGGAGGCCTACGGCTCCATTTTCCAGACCACCATGGATACCGAAATTATCATCCACCTGCTGGCGGTCTCCAAGACCAACTCTCTCGTGGACCGGATCGTGGATGCCCTGAACCGGATCAAGGGGGCCTACTGCCTGCTCTTTCTCACTGAGACCCGCATGATCGCGGTGCGGGACCCCAACGGCTTCCGCCCCTTGTGTCTGGGGAAACTGGGCAACTCCTGGGTGGTTGCCTCGGAGAGCTGTGCTCTTGACCTGATCGAAGCCACCTTTGTACGGGAAGTGGAGCCTGGCGAGATGTTGATCTTCACCCGGGACGGCCAGATGCAGTCCATGTTTCCGTTCAAGCCGATTCAGCCGACCCCCTGCATCTTCGAGTTCGTCTACTTTGCCCGGCCCGATTCGAACATCTTCGGCAGGAACGTCTACCAGGTGCGCAAGGAACTGGGCCGGCAGCTGGCCCGGGAACACCAGGTGGATGCGGATGTGGTCATTGCCGTGCCCGACTCCGGCGTGCCGGCGGCCATGGGGTATGCCGAGGAGTCGGGAATCAGGTTCGAGCTGGGCCTGATCCGCAACCATTACGTGGGACGGACCTTCATTGAGCCGGCCCAGTCGATCCGCCACTTCGGGGTCAAGATCAAGCTGAATCCGGTGCGGGAGATCCTGGAGGGAAAACGGGTGGTGGTCATCGACGATTCCATCGTGCGGGGCACCACCTCCCGCAAGATCGTCAAGATGGTGCGCAACGCCGGCGCCACCGAAGTGCATATGCGCATCTCCTCTCCCCCCACCAGCTATCCCTGTTTCTACGGCATCGATACCCCCAACCGCAAGGAACTGATCTCCTCCTCCCATACCCTTGAGGAGATCCGGCGCTACATCACCGCCGATTCCCTGGGCTACCTCTCCGAAGAGGGATTGGTCCGCTCCACCGGCCTGGGCCATGCCGATTTCTGTACCGCCTGTTTCACCGGCGACTACCCGATCAACTTTCCCATGCCGCAGCAAAAACCCCAGATGGGACTATTCATAGAAGGAGAGGAGTACGAGGAACAATGA
- the pheA gene encoding prephenate dehydratase has protein sequence MSQHPQSLAEFRAEIDTIDAKLVELLNQRARLAGEVGRIKTSLARDFHVPSREREVHERVARLNQGPLPAEALRGIFREIMSACLALESPMQVAFLGPLATFTHVAAQQQFGQSAQLAPQKSIPAVFEEVEKGRALYGVVPVENSTEGMVSHTLDMFVESDLKITAEVLLEVSHDLLSRTGRMEDVRKVYSHPQALAQCRHWLEENLPNIPLVDVASTALAAQIVAEDLSAAAIAGCAAAEHYGLKVVRSRIEDQVNNFTRFIVVSRKMADPSGNDKTSILFSVKDEPGILYRMLEPFARRGVNLSKIESRPVKTKAWEYIFFLDMAGHVSDPQVGEAIEELRTYCQFLKILGSYPRAK, from the coding sequence ATGTCCCAGCACCCCCAGTCCCTTGCAGAGTTCCGGGCAGAAATCGATACCATCGATGCCAAACTGGTAGAACTGCTGAATCAGCGGGCCCGTCTGGCCGGCGAAGTGGGCCGGATCAAGACCAGTCTTGCCCGGGATTTTCACGTCCCCAGCCGGGAACGGGAGGTCCACGAGCGGGTGGCCCGTCTTAACCAGGGGCCCCTGCCGGCGGAGGCGCTGCGCGGTATTTTCCGGGAGATCATGTCGGCCTGCCTGGCGCTTGAGTCGCCGATGCAGGTGGCCTTTCTGGGCCCTCTGGCCACCTTTACCCATGTTGCCGCCCAGCAGCAGTTCGGCCAATCCGCCCAGCTTGCCCCCCAGAAGTCGATTCCCGCGGTGTTTGAAGAAGTTGAGAAGGGGAGGGCGCTCTACGGTGTGGTGCCGGTGGAAAACTCCACCGAGGGGATGGTCTCCCATACCCTTGACATGTTCGTGGAAAGCGACCTGAAGATCACTGCCGAGGTGCTGCTGGAAGTCTCCCACGACCTGCTCTCCCGCACCGGCCGTATGGAGGATGTCCGCAAGGTCTACTCCCACCCCCAGGCTTTGGCCCAATGCCGTCACTGGCTGGAGGAAAACCTGCCCAATATTCCGCTGGTGGATGTGGCCTCCACTGCCCTGGCCGCCCAGATCGTGGCGGAGGACCTGAGCGCCGCCGCCATTGCCGGCTGCGCTGCAGCCGAGCACTACGGCCTGAAGGTGGTCCGTTCCCGCATTGAAGACCAGGTGAACAACTTTACCCGTTTCATCGTTGTTTCGCGCAAAATGGCCGACCCGTCGGGTAACGACAAGACCTCCATCCTTTTTTCCGTCAAGGACGAACCGGGCATCCTCTACCGGATGCTGGAACCCTTTGCCCGCCGCGGCGTCAACCTGTCCAAAATCGAATCACGCCCGGTAAAAACCAAGGCATGGGAATACATCTTCTTCCTGGATATGGCCGGTCATGTCTCTGACCCGCAGGTGGGGGAGGCGATCGAAGAGTTGCGCACCTACTGTCAATTTCTGAAAATCCTCGGTTCCTACCCCAGAGCGAAATGA
- a CDS encoding histidine triad nucleotide-binding protein, giving the protein MSDCIFCRIIAGEIPAKKVYEDDLVLAIEDIAPKAPLHLLLLPKRHFSNCLDMADHDEACVGHLFRVAGQLARERGLEQGGFRLVQNNGADAGQTVFHLHVHMLAGRDFTWPPG; this is encoded by the coding sequence ATGAGCGATTGTATTTTCTGCAGGATCATCGCCGGGGAGATTCCGGCGAAAAAGGTGTACGAGGATGATCTGGTGCTAGCGATCGAGGATATCGCTCCCAAGGCGCCGCTGCATCTGTTGCTGCTGCCGAAGCGGCATTTCAGCAACTGTCTGGATATGGCGGACCATGACGAGGCGTGCGTGGGCCACCTGTTCCGGGTGGCGGGACAGCTGGCCCGGGAGCGCGGCCTGGAGCAAGGGGGCTTCCGGCTGGTGCAGAACAACGGCGCCGATGCCGGCCAGACGGTCTTCCATCTCCATGTGCACATGCTGGCCGGGCGCGACTTCACCTGGCCTCCGGGGTAG
- a CDS encoding prephenate dehydrogenase, producing the protein MTRPLIRTMTVIGVGLIGGSFARALKGSGAVERVIGVDRDQENLKTALELGVVDEAAPSLADGVRAADLVFLAVPVRSVAAVVAELAPHLAGGCIVTDGGSVKDELVRQCEALLPAGVAFVGGHPIAGTEHSGAAASFAELFKGRRCILTPTATTDAAALQTVRRLWEAAGSRVESMDPLTHDRVFAAVSHLPHMVAYALVHAVAASAEEEENILAFSAGGFRDFTRIASSDPVMWRDIALMNRGPLLDLLDRYADELAALRQRVESGDGTWLEQFFRTSKRLRDEIT; encoded by the coding sequence ATGACCCGGCCCCTGATCCGCACCATGACCGTGATCGGGGTCGGCCTGATCGGCGGCTCCTTTGCCCGTGCCCTGAAGGGAAGCGGTGCCGTAGAGCGGGTGATCGGCGTTGACCGCGACCAGGAGAACCTGAAAACAGCCTTGGAACTGGGGGTTGTTGATGAGGCTGCTCCTTCGCTTGCGGACGGTGTCCGTGCCGCCGACCTCGTGTTTCTGGCCGTACCGGTGCGCAGCGTTGCGGCGGTGGTTGCCGAACTGGCACCTCACCTTGCCGGGGGCTGCATCGTGACCGACGGCGGCAGTGTCAAGGATGAGCTGGTGCGGCAGTGCGAGGCGCTGCTGCCGGCCGGCGTGGCCTTTGTCGGCGGCCATCCCATCGCCGGCACCGAGCACTCCGGCGCAGCGGCATCCTTTGCCGAACTATTTAAGGGGCGGCGCTGCATCCTGACCCCCACGGCCACCACCGATGCAGCGGCGCTCCAGACCGTGCGCCGGCTGTGGGAGGCGGCCGGCAGCCGGGTGGAGAGCATGGACCCGCTGACCCATGACCGGGTCTTTGCCGCGGTCTCCCATCTGCCGCACATGGTCGCCTACGCCCTGGTCCACGCCGTGGCTGCGTCGGCCGAGGAAGAGGAAAATATCCTGGCGTTTTCCGCCGGCGGATTCCGGGATTTTACCCGCATCGCCTCCTCGGACCCGGTGATGTGGCGCGACATTGCCCTGATGAACCGTGGCCCGTTGCTGGATCTGCTGGATCGCTATGCCGACGAACTGGCCGCCCTGCGGCAGCGGGTGGAGAGCGGCGACGGCACCTGGCTCGAACAGTTCTTCCGTACCTCAAAACGTCTGCGCGACGAGATCACGTAA
- the aroA gene encoding 3-phosphoshikimate 1-carboxyvinyltransferase — MHEHATPHTVPPVKTLQGTVAIPGDKSISHRSIMLGSLATGITRITNFLRGEDNFATMNAFRNMGVMIEDSGSVVTVHGVGVHGLQEPGDVLDCGNSGTTIRLMTGLLSGQSFFSVLTGDQYLRKRPMKRVTEPLRRMGATIAGRGNGTLAPLAVSGGRLSGITFQSPIASAQVKSALMLAGLYADGATTISEPTLSRDHSERMFRFFGADVETADTTVTVRAGRELHGQEIVVPGDISSAAFFLVAGLIVPGAELLIRNVGINPTRTGVLDILQQMGGDIVLQDQREVSGEPVADLLVRHSRLKGIEIGGDVVPRAIDEFPAISVAAALAEGTTVIKDAHELRVKETDRIAAMAQNLRAIGSGTIEESEDGMSITGVETLRGGSVASFGDHRIAMSLAIAACASRNGVTIDDVSCVSTSFPGFFELLAGVSRV; from the coding sequence ATGCACGAACATGCCACACCCCATACCGTCCCGCCGGTAAAAACCCTGCAGGGGACCGTAGCGATCCCCGGCGACAAATCCATCTCGCACCGTTCCATTATGCTGGGCTCCCTGGCCACCGGTATCACCAGGATTACCAACTTTCTGCGTGGCGAGGACAACTTTGCCACCATGAACGCCTTCCGCAACATGGGGGTGATGATCGAGGACAGCGGCAGCGTGGTGACGGTCCACGGGGTGGGGGTCCATGGTCTGCAGGAACCAGGGGACGTGCTGGACTGCGGCAACTCCGGCACCACCATCCGCCTGATGACCGGCCTGTTGTCGGGACAGTCGTTCTTTTCCGTGCTGACCGGCGACCAGTACCTGCGCAAACGTCCCATGAAACGGGTGACCGAACCGCTGCGCCGGATGGGGGCCACCATTGCCGGCCGCGGTAACGGCACCCTGGCGCCCCTGGCGGTCAGCGGCGGCCGGCTGAGCGGGATCACCTTCCAATCCCCCATTGCCAGCGCCCAGGTGAAGTCGGCCCTGATGCTGGCCGGTCTGTATGCGGACGGTGCCACCACCATCAGTGAGCCGACCCTGTCCCGGGATCATTCCGAGCGGATGTTCCGCTTTTTCGGTGCCGACGTTGAAACCGCCGACACCACGGTGACGGTGCGGGCAGGCAGAGAGCTGCACGGCCAGGAGATCGTGGTGCCCGGCGATATCTCATCGGCCGCGTTTTTTCTGGTGGCGGGCCTGATCGTACCGGGGGCGGAACTGCTGATCCGCAACGTGGGGATCAATCCCACCCGGACCGGGGTGCTCGACATCTTGCAGCAGATGGGGGGCGATATTGTACTGCAGGATCAGCGGGAGGTTTCCGGCGAGCCGGTGGCTGACCTGCTGGTCCGTCATTCCCGGCTGAAAGGGATCGAGATCGGAGGGGACGTGGTGCCCCGGGCCATTGACGAGTTTCCCGCCATCAGTGTTGCCGCAGCGTTAGCGGAGGGTACCACGGTAATCAAGGATGCCCACGAACTCCGGGTCAAGGAGACCGACCGGATCGCCGCCATGGCTCAAAACCTGCGGGCCATTGGCAGCGGAACCATCGAGGAAAGCGAGGACGGCATGAGTATCACTGGTGTCGAAACCCTGCGGGGAGGCAGCGTAGCCAGCTTCGGCGACCACCGGATCGCCATGTCCCTGGCCATCGCGGCCTGCGCCAGTCGAAACGGGGTGACCATTGACGATGTGTCCTGCGTTTCCACTTCGTTCCCCGGTTTTTTTGAGCTGCTGGCCGGAGTGTCCCGCGTATGA
- a CDS encoding phosphoribosylformylglycinamidine synthase subunit PurQ yields MTRTRAIVITGNGTNCETEAAHACRLGGFDEAVIAHIAEILSGEIRLDDFHFLNLTGGFLDGDDLGSAKAQANRLKYAALHGSDEKLVEQFTRFINDGKLVLGVCNGFQLMVKMGMLPALDGNNLQQTVTLCHNDSGRFQDRWCYLKADTASPCIFTKGIEKGMYLPVRHGEGKFLTDTPETLARIEEGHLAVLKYSDQSYSAPAMEFPANPNGSTNAIAGLCDPTGRLFGLMPHPEAFVHYTQHPRWTREQLPEAGDGLILYRNAAEYARKNLS; encoded by the coding sequence ATGACCAGGACACGTGCCATTGTCATTACCGGAAACGGTACCAACTGCGAGACCGAGGCGGCCCATGCCTGTCGCCTGGGGGGCTTCGACGAGGCGGTGATCGCCCATATCGCCGAGATCCTTTCCGGAGAAATCCGTCTCGATGATTTCCACTTTCTGAACCTGACCGGCGGCTTTCTGGACGGTGACGATCTGGGCAGCGCCAAGGCCCAGGCCAACCGCCTGAAGTATGCCGCTCTGCATGGGAGTGACGAAAAACTGGTGGAACAGTTCACCCGTTTCATCAACGATGGCAAGCTGGTGCTGGGGGTTTGCAACGGCTTCCAGTTGATGGTTAAGATGGGGATGCTGCCGGCCCTGGACGGCAACAACCTCCAGCAGACCGTCACCCTCTGCCATAACGACTCCGGCCGGTTCCAGGATCGCTGGTGCTATCTGAAAGCCGATACCGCCTCTCCCTGCATCTTCACCAAAGGGATTGAAAAGGGCATGTACCTGCCGGTGCGGCACGGAGAGGGGAAGTTCCTGACCGATACCCCGGAAACCCTGGCGCGGATCGAGGAAGGCCATCTGGCGGTGTTGAAATACTCGGACCAAAGCTACAGCGCCCCCGCCATGGAGTTTCCCGCCAACCCCAACGGCTCCACCAACGCCATCGCCGGTCTCTGCGATCCCACGGGACGGCTGTTCGGCCTGATGCCCCATCCTGAAGCCTTTGTCCACTATACCCAGCATCCCCGCTGGACCCGCGAGCAGTTGCCTGAAGCGGGGGACGGTCTGATCCTGTACCGTAATGCAGCGGAGTATGCGAGGAAAAACCTGTCATGA
- the cmk gene encoding (d)CMP kinase, translating into MSREKGIIIAVDGPSGAGKSTLSKLLSRRLDYLEIDTGAMYRAMAWLARESGLDLNDDAAVRRFCSTALVELSLCNGATRVLANGRDVTGEIRTPEISMLTSRISSLAPVREAMVALQRRMGAKGGVILDGRDIGTVVFPDAELKFFLSASAEERGKRRFLELQAKGEQISLEETVQSVIQRDRQDSERELSPLRRAEDAIPIDSTGLTIDEVVALMEQAFHERTAGKDT; encoded by the coding sequence ATGAGCCGGGAAAAGGGGATCATTATTGCGGTGGACGGCCCGTCCGGTGCCGGCAAGAGCACCCTGAGCAAGCTTCTGTCCCGGCGTCTCGACTACCTGGAAATCGATACCGGCGCCATGTACCGGGCCATGGCCTGGCTGGCCCGCGAATCCGGCCTGGATCTGAACGATGACGCGGCGGTCCGCCGGTTCTGCAGCACGGCACTGGTGGAACTTTCCCTGTGCAACGGCGCCACCCGGGTTCTGGCCAATGGCCGGGATGTGACCGGCGAGATCAGGACTCCGGAAATATCGATGCTGACCTCGCGGATTTCATCGCTGGCGCCGGTGCGGGAGGCGATGGTGGCTCTGCAGCGGCGCATGGGAGCCAAAGGTGGCGTTATTCTTGATGGCCGCGATATCGGCACCGTGGTTTTCCCCGATGCCGAGCTGAAGTTCTTTCTCTCCGCCTCGGCGGAGGAGCGAGGCAAGCGGCGTTTTCTGGAGCTGCAGGCCAAGGGCGAGCAGATCAGCCTGGAGGAAACCGTCCAGAGCGTGATACAGCGGGACCGCCAGGATTCGGAGCGGGAGTTGTCGCCGCTGCGTCGGGCAGAGGACGCGATCCCGATCGATTCCACCGGCCTCACCATCGATGAGGTGGTAGCGCTGATGGAACAGGCCTTCCACGAACGTACGGCAGGAAAGGATACATGA